In Chryseobacterium sp. C-71, the genomic window TACACAGGACGCTGTAAATGCTAATAATCGCAAAAATACAAATCCAACAGAAGTTATTTCAGATACAGGCTACAACATCAGCAAAATTCCGGTGACCGATAAATTTCATGGAATCTTCCCTTATTTTAAGCTTCCGGAAGGATATGCATTTACTGACCCCAGCTTGTATCATGGTAACGGACAAACCAAAGATTTTGATAAAGAATACTTCTATGACCACGGAACGTACACTGCAATGGAAGGGAAAACCTTTAAAGCAGAAATAAGAATATCTGAGGCGTTTAAAGATAAGAAATTCTCTCCGCTCGAGATTCAGAAGAGCTTTGATGAGTTGATAAAAAATGTGGGTGGTGTAAAAATAAATACCGGCGAACCGCTAAGAGAAGGTGAAGAAGAACGCCTGAAAAGAGAAGATCCGGAGGCTTATAATTTAGGATATATGCACTCTTGCAATAACTGGAAAAACGTAAATACTTACATCATCCGCAGTACAGAAAAAACCGTTTTCGTACAATTTAATCTCGGAAAAGAACAGACCAGCATTACAGTTTTAGAAGCTAAACCTTTTGAAAATAAAATGTCTATTGTCAAAGAAATGTCCAAAACAGATTCTTTAGACTCAAAGAAAAAGTAGTTTCACCAAATATAAAACAATCAAACCTCTGTATATATTGCTGAGGTTTTTTTATGCGCAATCTTTGCAAATTCCAGTCAGAATACAGTTCACAGTTTCTACCTGATACCCTTGTGGTAAAGAAAACTGAACAGGAACCGGCAAACATTCTATCGTCTGACAATTGGTACATCTGAAATGAAAATGATGGTAAGCCAGTTTCTTTTCTTCACATTTGATGCAGACTGCAAAATACTGTTTCCCATCTTCTGCCACAATGCGGTGTAGAATTCCGTCTTCGCAAAAACGGTTCAGGACACGATAAATCGTAGCACGGTCTATACTGATGTCGACTTTCTGCATAATTCCATCGGGACTCATGGCTTTTTTTGAATCTGTTAAAATATTTAAAACAGCATCTTTCGTTGGGGTACTTCTTCTTATCATTTTGTTAATGCGATTATGTTGCAATAATAAAAATTTATTCTAACTTTGCCAAACTTTCAAACAAGAAATTGAAATCTATTTAAATTCATTAAACATTTAAAATCATGAATACAGAACAATACGAAGTTATCATCATCGGGGGAAGTTACTCAGGATTATCTGCAGCAATGGCTTTAGGAAGATCTTTAAGAAAGACTTTGGTCATCGACAGCGGAAAACCTTGTAATGAGCAAACGCCTCATTCGCATAATTTTCTGACTCATGACGGAAGCTCACCTGCCGAGATTTCTACAATAGCTAAAAGTCAGGTTGAAGAATATGATACGGTAAAGTTTTATAATGGAAAAGCAATTTCAACTCAAAAAACAGATTTTGGATTTGAAATTACAACAGAAAAAGGTGAAAAGTTTAATTCAAAAAAACTGATTATTGCTACCGGAATTATCGATGAAGTTCCCAATATCAAAGGTTTTCAAGAATCCTGGGGAATCTCACTGATTCACTGCCCATATTGCCACGGCTACGAATACAAAGGCAAGAAAACTGGAATTATTGCGAATGGAGATAAGGCTGTTCATATTTCTTCTTTAGTTAAAAATTTAACTGAAGATGTTACGATTCTTACGAGAGGAAAAGCCAATTTCACTTCTGAACAATTGGAAAAACTTAAAAATAATCAGATTGACATTATTGAAACCGAAATTTCTGAGCTGAAAAATGAAAACGGCTATGTAAAAAGTCTGGTCTTTGATGACGGAAAAGAAATCGATTTTGAAGCGGTTTACGGTGCGTTTCCTTTCAAACAACACTCTGAAATTCCTAAAGATTTGGGTTGTGATTTTACAGAAATGGGGCATATCAAAACAGATATGTTTCAGAAAACAAATGTTCCCGGACTTTTTGTGTGCGGTGACAATTCTTCGATGATGCGTTCAGTTTCGAATGCGGTGATGACTGGAAATGTAGCCGGAGCAATAGTGAATATGGAATTGGTGACGGATTGTTTTTAAAACAGGAATAGATATTCAATCAATTTTGTAGATTTGATTAATCATATCAAATATCAATGAATAAAATCTTCTTTCTCGTAACCTTCACATTCATTTTAAAACTAAATGCCCAGAATCACAGATTTATTTATGAGTACAAATATGTTCCCGATTCTATAAAAATTGACAGTGTTTTAACCGAAAATATGCGTCTCACAGTTTTTAAAGATCATTCGGAGTTTTTGAGTGAGATGAAAGCTAAAAGAGATTCTGCCGTTGTAAAATCTTCGCAGAAAAAAAATGGGCATGTGGGCACAGACCTTTCACCCGGAAATATCAAAATGTTCGTGTGGAAAAATAAAAGTAATATCAAAAATTACTCAACAGAATTCGTCGGAATGGAATCTTATAAAGTAACGGATGAAACTGATTTTAACTGGACATTAATTGATGAAACAAAAAAGATTCAAAACTATAATTGCCAGAAAGCAATCTTAAAATTTGGAAGGCGAGAATGGACGGCTTGGTTTACCACAGAATTGCCATTTCAGGATGGTCCGCATTTATTCAGGAAACTTCCGGGTTTAATTGTGGCTATTGAAGATTCCAAAAAACATCATTCTTTTCAACTCATCGCCAATTATAAAACCAATAATGGAACTTCTGTGATCAAGCCATCTCATTTACTGAAAAATTATGAGGTCAACAGAAAGCAGTTTAATAAAAAATGGAACGACTTCAGGAAAAACCCGATTAGCGCAAACGAACAGTTTTTGCTCATGAACCCACAGATTACTCAATTCAAATCCTACGACGAAAACGGGAATGAAATGGATACAAATGCTTTAAAAAAGGCAGGAACAGAAAAAGCTAAGAAAAATTTAGTTAAAAACAATAACTTTCTTGATCTTGAATTGTACAGATAATTAGTACAACTGATTATTAAATTAAAATAAATGAATGTCCTAAAAGATCATATCAGCAAAACAATTTCCTTGACCGACGAAGAATTTTCGGTTGTTGAGTTATTTTTTGAAGAACAGCATTTCAAAAAACGTGAAATGATTATCAAAGAAAATGATCAGGTTGACCATGTTTATTTTATTGTTTCCGGACTTTTAAAACTTTTTTACACTGACGCTGAAGCCAAAGAACACATCATTTCGTTTTCAATGGAAGATTGGTGGGAAAGCGATTACGCAGCATTCTATACCCAAAACAAAGCTACTCAATCCCTGCAATGTCTGGAAGATACTTCAGTTTTAAAACTTTCTTTTAATGATTATCAGCAGCTCCTGACTGAAGTTCCCAAAATGACCGATTTCTTTCTGAAAAAAGCCATTGGCGGACATATTTCAAACCAAAGAAGAATTCTTTCACTGATGACAATGAATGCTAAAGAGAAATACGAACAATTTTTGAAATTCTACCCCACACTCATCCAGCGAGTTCCAAAAACCGTTTTAGCAGCTTATTTAGGAGTTTCCAGAGAAACATTAAGCAGATTGTATTTAGAATCAGGTTTAAAAAAGCAATAAAATAGTGACGCACGTCACAGCATCAATTTCCCGACTCTGCCGAACTTTGTTCCATTAATTTAATTAAAATATTTCAAAATGGAAAAAAGAATCATCAACCCTTGGACTTGGCAAGACGACAGAAATTATGCACAAGCTGTGGAAGTTAAAAATGTTCAGAGCACGCTTTACGTTTCCGGACAAACCGCTATCAACGATGACGGAATTACAAGCGATGCCGACATGAGAACGCAAATTATTAAGACATTTGAAAATCTTGAGAAAGTAATTCTACAGGCAGACTTTGAGGTGAAAAACATTGTTCGCCTCAATGTCTATACGACAGACCATCCCGCATTTTTTGAGAATTTTGACGTCTGGCAAAATTGGATTACTCAACATGGCATTCAACAGGCAAGTAATGTAATTGAAGTCAAAACATTGTTTGAAACGCTGAAAGTTGAGATGGAGGCGACGGTTGTTAAGTAATTTTTTTTAAGGAGAAAGTTCACTACATCGTCAATTCGAATGGCAGAGCATATCGAGAACTTTTGTGATTTTCTTAATCATCTTGATTTCATCGATTTTAAAATAAGTTTTGGCTAAAGGCAAATTTGATAACTTTAATTATGGTCGGGCATTAGCCCGACCTTTATAGTTAATTATCTTGAATATGTAATTAGTTTATGTAATTCGATAACTAATAATCCCGAATTTATGGGATTCTTCTTGAAGAGGAATCTCAATAGCAAGGGATCTGATCCAATTTCTTCACCGAACTTTGTATTAGCTATCTGAAGTGACTAATTCTGTAAGTCGTTTTATATAGTAACAATTGTGAAAGTTTCTTTATTTCAGAATTCCTTTTACCAATATCCAAAACAATAAATTCATATTCATCTATGTATTTTTACTAAAAAAATCATTTAATTTTGGAATAGGAAAACAGTAGGAAGATTGAAATTTTTCATGAAATCCAAATAAAATAATCGCTGTTATTATACAAAATCATGTCAAGGTACTTACTAAAAAAACTGTCATATTATCTAAACAATGATTTAAGTTTTATAATTAATCTATATGCCAATCCTGTTTGATAATTGAGAAGAAAATAAATTTCGTCGGAACTTTTATATATTGAAGGAACATCTATTGAATTAATAGTTTTAATATTTCTTCTTTTCATAGCTTCATAAATCACATAAGCAAATGATTCTTTGGCTATTTGCTTTGAATTTTCTTGAGAAATCCCACTAGAATGAAGTCTATAGTTATATAAAGTCTCTCGAATAAATTTCACCTTACCTAATTCTAAAATTTTTAAATATAAATCTTGATCAACTGCACTTTTTAAATCAGGATTTATTCCGGAAGTCTTTAGATAAGTTTCCTTTTTAAAAGTAAAAAAATGTGCAAATTGAATAGGACAATTAAAAAAATATTTATCATTGTAAATCTCTTTAGTACTACCAAACACATTTTGAGGTTTTAAATTCTCATCACACAACATCATTTTAGAGTACGTAGCAACAATACTTTTATTTCGAGAATATTCTTCAACAGATTTTTTCAAAGCAGCAGGATAAAGAGTATCATCAGGATCTAAGAAAGCGCAAATTTCGCCAGTGGCATATTCTACACACTTTCTCTTAGTAAAACCACAACCTTTATTTTCTGAATTTTCATAAAATAAAAATCTGTTGTCATTTTTGATGATATCTTTTATGATATTTACAGAATTGTCCGTAGATCCATCATCAACGATAATAGCTTCCCAGTTATTATATGTTTGGCTTATTAATGAATCGTAGCAATCTCTAAAATACCTGATATTATTGTAGTTAGCAATAAGAACGGAAATTTTTTCCATTTTGAAATAAATGTGTTTTTAAATAATTTTCAAAACTACATTATTTTCTTCTTGTAGATAATTAGTTTACTTTTTATCAATAAAATATTACATTTAAATTAAAACAGCTAAACACTCAATAAAACAACTTTTTTAATAAACAAAAATAGAAATTCCATGATTTTTAGAAAAATTTTTTTTTACTTTATTTGATAGTAAAAAAGAACCGCGCGCCCCTTGGGCGCGCGGTTCTTTTTTACGAAAAGTTTAATGAATATTAAAACTTCAAATCACCATTCACTTCTCTTACTGCCTGTGCAGCTTCAGCAAATTTAGCTTTCTCTTCTTCAGTTAAAGAAATATTGACGATGCTTTCAACACCGTTTTTCCCGATAATTGCAGGAACACCTAAGCAGATATCACTTTCGCCATATTCTCCGTCAAGCATTAATGAACAAGGGATCATTTTCTTTTGGTCACAAGCAATTGCCTGAACCATTACAGAAACTGCTGCACCTGGTGCATACCAAGCTGAAGTACCTAACAATTTAGTTAATGTAGCTCCACCCACTTTAGTTTCTTCGATTACATATTTTTGTTTAGCATCGTCAAGAAATTCAGTTACTGGAACTCCGTTTCTTGTTGCTTTGCTCAATAATGGAAGCATACCAGTATCACTGTGAGCAGCGATTACCATTCCGTCTACGTCTGAGATCGGAGCTTCTAAAGCTTCAGCCAATCTGTATTTGAATCTTGCAGAATCTAAAGCACCACCCATACCAATGATTTTGTGCTTAGGAAGACCTGAAGTTTTGTGTACCAAATAAGCCATCGTATCCATTGGGTTAGAAACCACGATGATGATTACTTCAGGAGAATTTTTAACTAAGTTTTCAGTAACTTCTTTTACGATGCCCGCATTGATACCGATTAATTCTTCTCTTGTCATTCCCGGTTTTCTTGGGATACCAGAGGTGATAACTGCTACATGAGAACCTGCTGTTTTGCTGTAATCTCCTGTTGTACCTGTAATTTTTGTATCAAATCCGTTCAAAGATGCAGTCTGCATCAAGTCCATTGCTTTTCCTTCAGCAAAACCTTCTTTGATATCTACTAAAACTACTTCCGAACAGAAGTCTTTCATTGCGATGTATTCTGCACAACTTGCTCCTACAGCACCTGCACCTACTACGGTTACTTTCATAATATGTTTATTTATTGTTTTTAATGGAATTATGGAACCTTATAGTTTCATAATATGTTTATTTATTGTTTTACTTGAATTATGGATCTTTACAGATTCATAATATATTTATTGTTTATTTTGTTAGTTTAAATTTTTGCTTCCCAAATGTACAAATTCCCGAAAAATTGGGCAATCTTTCGGGAATTTTAATTATTATTTAAGGAAATTAATTAACGTTTAGTAAAAACGTATAAAGTTTCTTCGCTCCAGACAGTACTTCGTCATAGTTTTCTTCCGTCACTTCAGTATCCAAAACTTCTTTGAAGTTCTTCCACATCGGACCTGTATTTTCCTGATAGCATCCAAAAAAGTTGAATGTTACCTCATCAAAACCTTCAGTTTTTGAAAGCTGCTTTGCGATTACATTTCCACCCAAAGTAGAACCTTCAATCACGTACATTGCTCCTAAAGCTTCATGCTCATTGGCAAATTCAAGATCGTGAGAAGCCTTTTGATTTTCTAAGTCTAAACTCGCCAGATCTTTTTCAATCAACGGAAGTTTGACTCTTTTATCTAAATGAAGTTTTGCTGAAAATTTTTCTGAAAGGTTACTGAATATTTTGTTCTCACTGTGAAGTAGCATCAGATAATTGGTATTGATGATTTTCTTGTAATCTTCTAAAGTGAAAGTTTTGCTGAAGATTTTATCAGAACTAAATAGTTTTTCAGCTGCATCATGAAATTCAACCGTGTTTTGTTTTAGATATTCAGATACCATTTTTTTTGTTTTAATTTTAAAGTTGTTTCACAAATTTAGGGTTTTGAAACGTCAAAATAAAACAAGTTCCGTTAACACTGCTCTCGTAATCGACGTTTCCACCAATCCTATTCATGATTCGGTGAACAATTGAAAGTCCGATTCCGTTTCCTTTGAATTTTCTGGCGTTATCCATCCTGTTAAAAATCTTAAACATTCTGTGCTTTTCAGATTCAGGAATTCCGATACCGTTATCTGTAATTTTGTAAATAACCTGCTCACCGTCTTCCATTCCTTCTATCAGAATTTCAGGCTGATCCTGTTTAGATGAATACTTGATTGCATTATTGATAATATTTAAAAACACCTGATGCAATAAGGTTTTGTCTGCCATAACGTTTGGACAATCTTTGATTACTACCACACTTTTCGGAGTGTCAAAAGTCATTTTTGCATTTTCTGTAATTTTCTCTATGGTACGCTGCGTTTCTAAATCTTCCAGCTCAATTTCACTGTGCTTGGCTCTGCTTAGTTGCAAAACGTCATGCATCATTTCAGCCATATTGTCGATTTCGTCAATTATAGA contains:
- a CDS encoding Fur family transcriptional regulator, whose protein sequence is MIRRSTPTKDAVLNILTDSKKAMSPDGIMQKVDISIDRATIYRVLNRFCEDGILHRIVAEDGKQYFAVCIKCEEKKLAYHHFHFRCTNCQTIECLPVPVQFSLPQGYQVETVNCILTGICKDCA
- a CDS encoding NAD(P)/FAD-dependent oxidoreductase; its protein translation is MNTEQYEVIIIGGSYSGLSAAMALGRSLRKTLVIDSGKPCNEQTPHSHNFLTHDGSSPAEISTIAKSQVEEYDTVKFYNGKAISTQKTDFGFEITTEKGEKFNSKKLIIATGIIDEVPNIKGFQESWGISLIHCPYCHGYEYKGKKTGIIANGDKAVHISSLVKNLTEDVTILTRGKANFTSEQLEKLKNNQIDIIETEISELKNENGYVKSLVFDDGKEIDFEAVYGAFPFKQHSEIPKDLGCDFTEMGHIKTDMFQKTNVPGLFVCGDNSSMMRSVSNAVMTGNVAGAIVNMELVTDCF
- a CDS encoding GLPGLI family protein translates to MNKIFFLVTFTFILKLNAQNHRFIYEYKYVPDSIKIDSVLTENMRLTVFKDHSEFLSEMKAKRDSAVVKSSQKKNGHVGTDLSPGNIKMFVWKNKSNIKNYSTEFVGMESYKVTDETDFNWTLIDETKKIQNYNCQKAILKFGRREWTAWFTTELPFQDGPHLFRKLPGLIVAIEDSKKHHSFQLIANYKTNNGTSVIKPSHLLKNYEVNRKQFNKKWNDFRKNPISANEQFLLMNPQITQFKSYDENGNEMDTNALKKAGTEKAKKNLVKNNNFLDLELYR
- a CDS encoding Crp/Fnr family transcriptional regulator, producing MNVLKDHISKTISLTDEEFSVVELFFEEQHFKKREMIIKENDQVDHVYFIVSGLLKLFYTDAEAKEHIISFSMEDWWESDYAAFYTQNKATQSLQCLEDTSVLKLSFNDYQQLLTEVPKMTDFFLKKAIGGHISNQRRILSLMTMNAKEKYEQFLKFYPTLIQRVPKTVLAAYLGVSRETLSRLYLESGLKKQ
- a CDS encoding RidA family protein, which codes for MEKRIINPWTWQDDRNYAQAVEVKNVQSTLYVSGQTAINDDGITSDADMRTQIIKTFENLEKVILQADFEVKNIVRLNVYTTDHPAFFENFDVWQNWITQHGIQQASNVIEVKTLFETLKVEMEATVVK
- a CDS encoding glycosyltransferase, yielding MEKISVLIANYNNIRYFRDCYDSLISQTYNNWEAIIVDDGSTDNSVNIIKDIIKNDNRFLFYENSENKGCGFTKRKCVEYATGEICAFLDPDDTLYPAALKKSVEEYSRNKSIVATYSKMMLCDENLKPQNVFGSTKEIYNDKYFFNCPIQFAHFFTFKKETYLKTSGINPDLKSAVDQDLYLKILELGKVKFIRETLYNYRLHSSGISQENSKQIAKESFAYVIYEAMKRRNIKTINSIDVPSIYKSSDEIYFLLNYQTGLAYRLIIKLKSLFR
- a CDS encoding malate dehydrogenase — encoded protein: MKVTVVGAGAVGASCAEYIAMKDFCSEVVLVDIKEGFAEGKAMDLMQTASLNGFDTKITGTTGDYSKTAGSHVAVITSGIPRKPGMTREELIGINAGIVKEVTENLVKNSPEVIIIVVSNPMDTMAYLVHKTSGLPKHKIIGMGGALDSARFKYRLAEALEAPISDVDGMVIAAHSDTGMLPLLSKATRNGVPVTEFLDDAKQKYVIEETKVGGATLTKLLGTSAWYAPGAAVSVMVQAIACDQKKMIPCSLMLDGEYGESDICLGVPAIIGKNGVESIVNISLTEEEKAKFAEAAQAVREVNGDLKF
- a CDS encoding biliverdin-producing heme oxygenase is translated as MVSEYLKQNTVEFHDAAEKLFSSDKIFSKTFTLEDYKKIINTNYLMLLHSENKIFSNLSEKFSAKLHLDKRVKLPLIEKDLASLDLENQKASHDLEFANEHEALGAMYVIEGSTLGGNVIAKQLSKTEGFDEVTFNFFGCYQENTGPMWKNFKEVLDTEVTEENYDEVLSGAKKLYTFLLNVN